Proteins from a single region of Theobroma cacao cultivar B97-61/B2 chromosome 10, Criollo_cocoa_genome_V2, whole genome shotgun sequence:
- the LOC18587302 gene encoding ribonuclease 1, translating to MHRYFLVAAVLATVSWLVAGETNFATYKLSLRWPPAHCDAPSFECKPHVLNTFTIHGLWPQFADGKVVPPYDPDTNRCTDVIPVTDLDPLFRRITPLIEELRKYWPNYKDYQNETLNENFWKHVWKLHGMCSDYPDNPFSYFRTAVSLGIKYIDPFKGTRITPRLVPYIAKDISDAIKERLGVYPQIACNEVGGTVQLTEVRLCFKRDRENSPSILQDCPIRYAYKCSDGTDEISFVPHLIG from the exons ATGCATAGGTATTTCCTGGTTGCTGCTGTCTTAGCCACAGTGAGCTGGCTAGTGGCAGGTGAGACTAACTTTGCCACGTACAAACTTAGTCTGCGTTGGCCACCTGCTCACTGTGATGCACCAAGCTTCGAATGTAAACCTCACGTTCTCAACACTTTTACCATCCATGGTTTATGGCCACAATTCGCCGATGGCAAAGTGGTGCCTCCCTATGATCCGGACACAAATAGATGCACCGATGTCATTCCTGTGACCGATCTAGACCCATTATTC CGGCGAATAACACCCCTCATAGAGGAATTAAGGAAATATTGGCCAAACTATAAAGACTATCAGAATGAgacattgaatgagaatttCTGGAAACATGTATGGAAACTTCATGGAATGTGTTCTGATTATCCTGACAATCCTTTTAGTTACTTCAGGACCGCTGTATCTCTCGGCATCAAGTACATTGATCCATTCAAAG GCACCAGAATCACACCCCGACTAGTTCCTTATATAGCAAAAGATATATCAGATGCCATCAAAGAAAGGCTTGGTGTGTATCCTCAAATTGCCTGTAACGAAGTGGGCGGAACAGTCCAACTGACGGAGGTCCGGTTATGCTTTAAAAGGGACAGGGAAAACTCACCATCCATCCTTCAAGACTGCCCCATAAGATATGCTTATAAATGTTCAGATGGCACTGACGAAATCTCGTTCGTTCCTCACCTAATTGGCTAA